The sequence TGTACGCGAAACAATGAATGGTACAAAAGCAGCTGACCCAACAGGAGATGCGGAAGATTTCATGACATTTTGGACACGTGTAGAACAAGGTTTCTTGCATGTTATCAATCGTCATCGCGAAACTGGTGGTAACGTTCTTATCGTCGCTCACGGAAATACCATCCGGAACATTGTTCACGAACTCGAACCATCTATGGACGAAGCGGTTATCCTAGACAATGCGAGTGTCACTGTACTAGCTTACGAAAACGGCTTATTCAAATTAGAACGTTTAAATGACACTTCCCATTTTAAAAAAGCATAGAAAAAACGAGCTTTAGGAACTAGTTTCCCAAAGCTCGTTTTTTTATTCTTTCGGTGTATCCGGATCAGGAAGGTTATTATCAATCGCCAGCTGACCTCGCCGCAATTTAATTAAACGATTAACGTTCACGATAATTGTTTTCACAACCGCATAAAGTGGAACACCTAAAATCATTCCGAAGATTCCTGCTAAGTTTCCAGCTACAATCAAGATAATGATAATAGTTAATGGGTGAATCGATAATGATTTCCCCATAATATATGGAGAAAGCAAGTTAGAATCAATTTGTTGCACAATCGTTACGACAACAATGACAAGTAATGCTTGGACTGGAGAGGTGAATAACGCTACGATAACCGCGGGAGCTGCTCCAAGGAAAGGTCCAAGGTAAGGAATAATATTCGTCGCACCAGCAATGAATCCGAAAAGAAGGGCATAAGGTTGACCAATAATTAAGTACCCAATGAAAGTAAATAAACCAACAAACATACAATCAATCGCTTGTGAACTGATGTAAGTGGAAATGGTTTTATTCATTTCTTTAATAATTTGTTTTGCTTCAGAACGAATACCTGCTGGGAAAAATTTTCCAGAGGACTCAACGAACTTATGGCCATCTTTAAACATATAAAAGACGATAAATGGTACAGTTACAAGAATCATGACAAAACTAGAGACAAAAGAGATAATAGCTCCAAAACTAGAAGCAACCCCGTCAACGACCACAGACATGATTTTTGGTAAGGAAATGTTGAGCTTCTCAAGTTCTTGTTTTATGTCTAGATCTTTTAGTGCAGAATTATTCGAGAGACCTTGCAACCATTTCTCAAAATCTTGCCAGTAACCTGGTATTGCTTTTGCAAGTTCAGCTACTTGGTCAGCAAGCGTTGGACCGAGTTGCATTACCGCAAGAACAACAAGCGTGATAAAAGCAATAAAAATTAAAATAACGCTCAAAAGTCGAGGTACTTTCCTTTTTTCTAAAAATAATACGAGCGGGTTAAATAAATAGAATAGAAACCCTGCGACCAAAATCGGCATAAATAATGTAGAAACAATGATGCCAATTGGTGAAAATATGTACTTCATTTGTAATAGAACAAACAAAATGGCTACAACCGCTAAAATTTCAATTGTCCAAAAAAATAATTTACTATCTCGAAAACGTGAAAACTTCAAATTCTCCCCTTCTTTCTAAAACCTTATTGATAAATTTTATAGTACCATTAACTGCTTTAAATAGCCACTGAATTACTACTATTGACGTTTCGATATATGTGTTATACAATATGTATAACAGTTGAGGGAGAGGTGTTTCTATGTTGCTTGCTATAGATCTTCAGTCAGATGAACCGATTTACACACAAATATGCAATCAAATCATTGAAGGTATGGCGAAACGGGAACTTTTACCAGGAGATAAATTACCTTCTGTTCGAAGTTTAGGCGCAGATATTGGTATTAATTTTCATACAGTAAACAAGGCCTACCAAATTTTAAAACAAGAAGGATTTATTCAAATACATCGTCAAAAAGGAGTAGTAATTCATCCAGATGGCGTAGCTAAGGCGGATGAGTTATTTTTTGCTAAATTACAAACGAAACTAAAGCCACTCATCGCGGAATCGGTTGTGCGCGGTGTTACTGAAGAGAAGTGGCTCGAAGTAAGTAAGGCTATTTTTGACGAAATGCATGGACGGAGAGTGGAGTAGAAATGGAAATTATCATTTATATTTTTGTCAGTATTGCTATCATTTCACTGCAAGCAATAACCCCTTTTGTAATAAGAAAATCAGAATGTTTCGGAGTAAATGTTGGCGAACGTGCTAACCGGAATGCAGAATTAACACAACTAAAAAAACAATATGTTGGGCAAGTGGTTTTGTGGACCTCTTTCGTTGCTATTATCGGAATCGCATTAATTCAAGGCTTTCATTCGAGTGAGAATATGCAAGCGGGTATTTTTATTGCTTCGATGTTTGGGCAATTAATCGTTTCTTTTGTTATTTATTATCGCTTTCACCACACAACTTTACAGTGGAAAAGAGATAAAATAGAGGCGGGAGAAATCTCGACTAATTCTATCATAATGGTAGACACTAGTTTTCATCGCAGAAAAATGGTTATCTCGTATACGTGGTTTGTCGTGCCACTACTTATCTTTATTATTACGCTTGCAATTACAGTCGTTTTTTATCCAGTAGCTCCTGCTGATTTTCCAATCCATTTTGATATGAGTGGGGCAGTAACGAATACGGTTGCAAAATCACCGAGAGTCGTGTTGCTATTACCAATGATGCAGCTAGGAATGATTGCGTTATTTATCTTTATTAATTTTGTTATTGCTAGGAGCAAACAATCCGTAGAGAACGAAAACCCTACTGATTCATTAAAACGGGGCCTCCTATTTAGACAGATTTCTAGTAAAGCTATGTTAATTATGTGTACGATTATGGTAATTGATTTTCTCATTATGCAAGTAGTCACTTTACTAGCACTTCCAGCTGAATGGATGATGACAACGATAATTATCTCCGTTGTTTTGATTCTGTTTGGAACCGTACTTCTTGCTGTGAAAGTAGGGCAAGGCGGTAGCAGACTTAAATTTGCTGACCAACCTGATGGTGTCAATAAACCAATTCGGGATGATGATTCTTTTTGGAAAGCAGGCGTTATTTATTTTAACCGAAATGATCCAGCTTTGTTTGTAGAAAAACGCTTTGGGATTGGCTGGACGATTAACACAGCTCGCCCTGTTGCTTGGTTATCTTTTGTCATTATTATCGCTGTAATTATTCTTATTAGCATCTTGTTTTAACATGCCATCAGACGGGTATTTATCATATGGTATACAGATAAATAAATTAGCTTGTATGAGATGCTTTTTGTGAAGGAGTAGATAATCATGGCAATTAGATTGAAGCGACTGGAGGAATGGGAAGGATTCACTGGTATTGCGCTCGTTCGAGAAGGTCTTAAAACAGAAGCTCTTCATACAGAAATAAAAACAGCCTTCAAAGAAATGCTTCAACTTGCGCGAGAACTAGATGATTTTTCCAAACAAAAAACGTTTTATGGTATTTCTGTCCATAATATAGAAGACGGAATTACTCATTATTCGGTAATTCCAGTGGAACAAAAATATCCTCATTTACAAGAACCTCTTGAGTGGATTGAAGTTCCAGCTCATACGTATTTTGTAGCAGAGCATATTAGGGATACTGACCTAACTGAAAGCTACGAAGAAATTGCCATAGCCATTCAAGAAAAAAATTACAAACCATATATTACAGCGAACAACCCCGTTTTTGACCCACTACCATTCAAATTGGAAGTGTATACGAAACAAGGAAGCAACGAAGCAAATATCGAAATTAGGATTCCTGTCGTAAAAGAATTGCATACGTAAGAAGAAGCCTGGGACTTTTGTTCTGGGCTTTTTTATACTAGCAAGCTGTTTTTGAGTATGCTATAATAAAAACGCTATTTTGTGATTATTTTAACAAGAAGGAAGGGATTCATGTGGGATATTACAGCCCGCAGGAAGTAACAGAGATTACGATTGAAAAAGGGACCCAAAAAGCAAATTCAAGTACATTAACACTTGTTTTGCTAGGCTTTTTAGGTGGAGCTTTTATATCTCTTGGTTACTTATTATACATACGTGCAGTAGGAACAATGCCTCACGAATGGGGGAGCTTTGCAACGCTTATCGGCGCCAGTCTTTTTCCAGTCGGCCTCGTTTGTATTTTGCTCGGTGGAGGAGAATTAATTACTGGCAACATGATGGCTGTTGCGATTGCTTGGTACGACAAAAAAATCTCCTTCCAACAATTACTTAGAAACTGGGCAATTGTGTCCGTCATGAACTTAGTGGGTGCATTTTTTGTCGCTTATTTCTTCGGACATTTCGTTGGCTTAACAGAAGGCGATTTCTTACCAAAAACGCTAGCTACAGCTGGTGCAAAAATTAAAGATCCTTTCTGGGTTGCTTTTGTTTCTGGAATTGGCTGTAACTGGTTTGTAGGGATTGCTGTATGGCTTTGCTACGCGGCAAAAGACTTCGCAGGAAAAATTCTTGGTATTTGGTTCCCGGTTATGGCATTTGTAGCTATCGGATTTCAGCACGTTGTCGCCAATATGTTTATTATCCCAGCTGCGATTTTCGCGGGTTACTATTCATGGGCGGATTTCATTTGGAACGTCATCCCAGTTTACTTAGGAAATGTAGTTGGCGGAGCAGTTTTTGTTAGCTTATTCTACTTCCTTGCTTATAAGAAAAATGCGCCTAAAAAGGTAAAAGAAGAAATACATCAACCAATTGAAGAAAGTTAAGACCAAAAAGCTAGTTACAATCGATGTAGCTAGCTTTTTTTGAAAAAAATTAAAGTTTTTTAGAGACTGTTCTCGTTCCCGCCATGTTGGGATAGAATGACTTTTTCCAAAAATCATTTTGCCAGTTGGAAAGGAAAATCCTGATTAAATTTTTCGATTTGTGGAAAACACTATTATAAGATAAGCAACAAGAGCTCGTGCAGAAAAATTTTTTTGAGGAGTGGTATTTTTGAGTATTAAAGAAACAGCCTTACCAAAAGTTCAAACAAAATTATTTATTAATGGAAAATGGACGGATGGAGATAATAAAGAAATAAAAGATATTGTAAACCCAGCAAACGGAGAAGTTATTGCTAAAATCGCCCAAGCTGGACCAAACGAAACCAAAAAAGCCATTAAAGCTGCAAAAGAGGCATTTCCTGATTGGGCAAAAATGGAACTACCTGATCGCGTCAAATTATTACACAAAATTGCCGATTTAATGGAAGAAAAAGCAGATACATTAGCAAAAATTATGACGCTTGAACAAGGTAAACCGCTAAAAGAATCAAAAGGAGAAGTGCTAACTGGCGCAGAAAATTTCCGATTCGCTGCAGAAGAAGCAAGAAGATTATATGGTGAAACTATCCCAGCGCCAAATAATCATGCGTTTATCGTGAAAAAACAACCTATTGGCGTAGTTGCGGCTATTACACCGTGGAATTTTCCAGGTGGTATGGTGACGCGGAAACTTGCACCAGCGCTTGCAACAGGAAATACAATTGTATTAAAACCTTCCGGAGATACGCCACTTTCTGCCCTAGCTATCTTCGAGATTTTTGAAGAAGCCGGCTTGCCAAAAGGTGTGGCTAATATTGTTATGGGTAGTTCCAAAGAAATCGGCGAAACGTTAACTGACAGTGATGATGTTCGTAAACTAACTTTCACTGGCTCCACGAAAGTCGGTCAAACACTATTCAAACAATCAGCCGAAACACTGAAAAAAATCTCACTCGAACTTGGTGGACATGCGCCATTTATCGTATTTGATGATGCGAACCTGGATGCTGCTGTAAATGATTTAGTTGCCGCAAAATTCCGTAATAACGGTCAAGTATGCGTATCGCCGAACCGAATTTTCGTTGCCAAAGAAATCAAAGAAAAATTCACTAAGGCGCTAGTTGCTAAAGTAGAACAACTAAAAGTAGGTAACGGTTTAGATGATGTGAATGTTGGTCCACTTATCCGCGAAGATGCGATAGACAAAATCGACAAACAGCTTAAAAATGCAACAGATAAAGGTGCCAAAGTCCTAACTGGCGGCGGTCGTTTAACAGGTTCCGACTATGACCAAGGGAACTTCTACAAACCAACTGTCTTAGATAATGTTACTCGTGAAATGGACATTTTTTATGAGGAAACATTTGGTCCAGTAATCCCGCTCATCACATTTGAAACGGAAGACGAAGCTATCGAAATGGCGAATGACAGCGAATTTGGTCTTGCTTCCTATTTCTACACAAAAGACTTAGCTCGCGTAGAAAAAGTAGGCGCGGCGCTCGAATATGGGATGGTTGGTGCAAACGAAATTGCGATTTCTAACCCAGAAACTCCATTTGGCGGTGTGAAGCATTCTGGTTTCGGTCGCGAAAACGGCCACTACGGAATGGAAGAATACATCCAAGTGAAATTCATTAACTTGAAATATCGTGACTAACACAAATTATTAAGAAACTCCTTCGCTTCAAGCGGAGGGGTTCTTTTTTATGCAGTTTCCTACCAGTAGGAAAAAAACATATTTGTAAGCGGATTCAGCCATTTATATAATAAAAGTAAGTTAAGGAAAGGGAGGATACAAAATGAAAAACATTTTACTCATTTGTGGGTCAGGAGCTTCAAGTGGATTCATGGCGGCAGCAATAAGAAAAGCAGCAAAAAAACGTGGAGAACAAGTGACGGTGAAAGCAGCCAGTGAGTCACAAATAGATGAAAGAATTAATGAAATTGATTACTTATTAATCGGGCCACACTTAGCTTATATGCTGGATGACTTAAAACAAAAAGTAGCCGATAAAAATGTTTTAGTATCAATTATTCCGCAAGCAACTTATGGCACACTTAACGGTGAAAAAGCACTCGATCTCATTTTAACTATGGAGGGATAACACGATGAACAACAAAGTGATGGATTTTATGACAAATAAATTTGCGCCAAAAGTAAATAAAGTTGTTAAAAATCCTTGGATATCAGCAATTCAAGATGCAATTATGTCTGCGCTTCCGCTCGTTTTTGTCGGTTCTTTAGTCACCATCGTTTCACTACTTAAAAATTTATTTCCCGGCATGCCTGACTTTTCGATGATAAGTAATTTTTCGTTTGGAATGTTTGGGTTAGTTGTAGCCTTTTTAATCCCATACTATCTGATGGAGAAAAAAGGAAATAGCAGCCAAAAGTTAATTTCTGGCGCAACTGGACTTGTTCTATTTTTAATGCTACTATTTCCAACTATTTCAGCAGACGGGGACGCCGTTTTCATTTTATCTAGATTTGGAGCGACAGGGATGTTCTTATCAATTACAACTGGATTATTTGTTGGTTGTGTAATGAACTTTGCTGCGAAGCGATCATTTTTCAGTGAAGATACACCGATTCCAGATTTTGTTGTTGGTTGGTTCAATAGCTTGTTACCAATTACATTTATTCTGATTGTTGGTTGGTTAATAACTGTTCAATTTAACATTGATTTCTTTGAAGTGATTGTGGCAGTGTTTAGCCCGCTCGCGTCAATCGTTCAATCTTATCCAGGCTTTGTGCTTTCGGTTTTCATTCCAGCATTTCTTTATACATTCGGGATTTCTGGTTGGGTAATGATGCCAGCGATTTACCCGGTTTATATGGCAGGACTCGCAGAAAACTCACAAGCCGTAGCAAATGGCGCAAGTGCATCAAATATTGCAACACAAGAAACTGTATACGCCTTAATTTCCATCGGCGGGGTCGGTACAACCCTATCACTATCGCTCATGATGCTAATTTTAAGTAAATCCTTACAACTAAAAGCAATCGGAAAAGCCGTTATTGTCCCATCAATTTTTAACATCAACGAACCATTATTTTTTGGGGCACCAATTGCCTTTAATCCCTATCTAATGATTCCAACGTGGATTAATGCTTTCTTAGTTCCAAGCATCGCCTATTTTGTTATGTCGATGAACTTAGTAAATATTCCCGCGCAATCATTCTTACTATGGTACATGCCATACCCCGTAACATCTTATCTTGCAACACAAGATTTCCGAGGTGTGATTGCTTGTTTAGCAATTATCGTCATTACATGGCTTGTCTACTTGCCATTCTTTAAAGCATACGACAACTCATTACTCAAACAAGAAAAATTAGACGCAATCGAATCAGAGAAAGAAATGGTAACAAATTGATTGGAGGAACTAAAATGTCAGAGCAAGACTATGTTGAAGAAACAGATAGCTTAAATGAACTATCCATGAATATATTAATTCATGCTGGAAACGCAAGAAATGACCTAGTGAAAGGTCTTAACCATTTAGAGGAACTAGCGTTTAACGAAGCCGAGGAATTTATCGCCTCTGCAAAAAAAGAAATCGTCATCGCGCATAGTCTGCAAACAGATACACTTCAACTAGAAGCATCGGGTAATCAAATCCGTTATTCCACACTGTTCTGTCATGCGCAAGATACACTCATGACAGCCAAAAGTGAAATTTTAATCGGCGAGCATATGCTACGTTTATTCAAAAAAATGACCGAACTTACGAAAAAATAGGAGGTACGAGCATGTTTGAAAATTATCAATTTCCGAAAGACTTTTTATGGGGAGGAGCTATCGCGGCCAACCAAGCAGAAGGCGCATTTAAAGTAGATGGAAAAGGAATTAGTTTAGCAGATTTGCACAAATATCATAAAGGAAAAACAAATGATGAAATTAGCGAGGAACAACATAAAGGAGTAAGTTTAGCGGATATCAAAGCAAGTATAGAAGATAAAGTGAACTATTATCCGAAACGCCATGGCATCGATTTTTATCACACGTATCCGGAAGACTTGGCTTTACTTGCGGAAATGGGTTTTAAAACTTTCCGAACTTCGCTGGATTGGACACGAATTTTTCCTACTGGCGAAGAAACGGAACCAAATGAAGCAGGATTAAAATATTATGACCAATTAATCGACAAAATTATCGAACTTGGTATGGAGCCAATTATTACGATTTTACATTACGAAACTCCCGTGGAAATTGTTTTAAATCATGGCGGATGGCATAATCGGAAAGTTATTGATTTATTTGAGAAGTACGGCAAAACGGTACTTGATCGCTACAATAAAAAAGTGAAATATTGGATTGTCATTAACCAAATTAATTTAATTCAATTCGAACCATTTAACTCCACAGCGATTCCATATGATGCTGTCGATGATTATTTATCCGCTACGTATCAAGCTGTTCACAACCAATTTGTCGCAAGTGCGAAAATTTACGAATATGGAAAAGCGCTGAATCCTGATTTAATGATTGGTACGATGCTTGCTGATTGTACAGCCTATCCATTCTCATGCGATCCGGATGATATCGTCCTCGCAATGAAACGTAATCGTATGGAATATTTCTTCGCAGATGTGCAGTTCCAAGGCGAATATCCAAAGTATGCGCTTAACTACTTTGACGAAAATAATATTCATATTGAAATCACAGAAGACGACAAAGCCATTTTACAAAAAAATACCATGGATTATTTAGCACTTTCCTATTATTATTCCCAAATGGTAGATTCCAAAAGAAATGATTTGGACCCAGCTTCGATTACACCAAATCCGCATCTTAAAGCTAATCCGTGGGGATGGGCAGTCGATCCAAAAGGATTGTATAACGCATTGTCGCAGTACTGGGACAGATATCATAAACCAATTATCATCGCCGAAAATGGTTTTGGAATGTATGACAAATTAGAAAATGGCGAAATCCATGATGATTACCGAATCGATTATTTATCCGCTCATCTAAAAGAAATGAAACGCGCTATGTATGATGGCGTAGAAATAATCGCATATTGCGCTTGGGGACCGATTGATATCGTTAGCTGCTCCTCCGCACAGATGGAAAAAAGATACGGTTTCATTTACGTTGATTTAGATAACGAAGGAAATGGTACAGGCAAAAGAATTAAAAAAGATAGCTTTTCATGGTATAAAAAAGTAATAGAGTCTAATGGGGAAGACTTAGAAGCTTAATGTAAAAGAGCGCCAGTTGTGGTAGTTGATAGCTAATACAACTGGCTTTCGATATATAGGGGGTAACAAAAAATGGATACTCAAAAAGAAATACTAGCTTATTTGCATAAACAGGAAAATAAGTGGGTTACCTCAAATGAGTTAGCAGCTTTTTGCGAGTGTACAACACGAACCATTCGTAACAACATTTCTAAGATAAATGAAGTGACACCAAATTTAATTCGTTCTGCAAAACAAGGTTATCAAATCAATCAACGTATTCCATTTGAACTTCAGACAGAAAGTGATGTAACAGAAAGAAAGTCAAAACTCTTACTCGAATTAATTAAAAACTCTACTAAAGGCGTTGACTTGTTTGAACTTGCGGATATTTTGTATATTTCAGAAGTAACCTTAAAAAAAGACATCCAACAATTAAAAAACGAGCTAAAAGA comes from Listeria monocytogenes and encodes:
- a CDS encoding AI-2E family transporter, translated to MKFSRFRDSKLFFWTIEILAVVAILFVLLQMKYIFSPIGIIVSTLFMPILVAGFLFYLFNPLVLFLEKRKVPRLLSVILIFIAFITLVVLAVMQLGPTLADQVAELAKAIPGYWQDFEKWLQGLSNNSALKDLDIKQELEKLNISLPKIMSVVVDGVASSFGAIISFVSSFVMILVTVPFIVFYMFKDGHKFVESSGKFFPAGIRSEAKQIIKEMNKTISTYISSQAIDCMFVGLFTFIGYLIIGQPYALLFGFIAGATNIIPYLGPFLGAAPAVIVALFTSPVQALLVIVVVTIVQQIDSNLLSPYIMGKSLSIHPLTIIIILIVAGNLAGIFGMILGVPLYAVVKTIIVNVNRLIKLRRGQLAIDNNLPDPDTPKE
- a CDS encoding GntR family transcriptional regulator; amino-acid sequence: MLLAIDLQSDEPIYTQICNQIIEGMAKRELLPGDKLPSVRSLGADIGINFHTVNKAYQILKQEGFIQIHRQKGVVIHPDGVAKADELFFAKLQTKLKPLIAESVVRGVTEEKWLEVSKAIFDEMHGRRVE
- a CDS encoding DUF1648 domain-containing protein → MEIIIYIFVSIAIISLQAITPFVIRKSECFGVNVGERANRNAELTQLKKQYVGQVVLWTSFVAIIGIALIQGFHSSENMQAGIFIASMFGQLIVSFVIYYRFHHTTLQWKRDKIEAGEISTNSIIMVDTSFHRRKMVISYTWFVVPLLIFIITLAITVVFYPVAPADFPIHFDMSGAVTNTVAKSPRVVLLLPMMQLGMIALFIFINFVIARSKQSVENENPTDSLKRGLLFRQISSKAMLIMCTIMVIDFLIMQVVTLLALPAEWMMTTIIISVVLILFGTVLLAVKVGQGGSRLKFADQPDGVNKPIRDDDSFWKAGVIYFNRNDPALFVEKRFGIGWTINTARPVAWLSFVIIIAVIILISILF
- a CDS encoding GyrI-like domain-containing protein; amino-acid sequence: MAIRLKRLEEWEGFTGIALVREGLKTEALHTEIKTAFKEMLQLARELDDFSKQKTFYGISVHNIEDGITHYSVIPVEQKYPHLQEPLEWIEVPAHTYFVAEHIRDTDLTESYEEIAIAIQEKNYKPYITANNPVFDPLPFKLEVYTKQGSNEANIEIRIPVVKELHT
- a CDS encoding formate/nitrite transporter family protein produces the protein MGYYSPQEVTEITIEKGTQKANSSTLTLVLLGFLGGAFISLGYLLYIRAVGTMPHEWGSFATLIGASLFPVGLVCILLGGGELITGNMMAVAIAWYDKKISFQQLLRNWAIVSVMNLVGAFFVAYFFGHFVGLTEGDFLPKTLATAGAKIKDPFWVAFVSGIGCNWFVGIAVWLCYAAKDFAGKILGIWFPVMAFVAIGFQHVVANMFIIPAAIFAGYYSWADFIWNVIPVYLGNVVGGAVFVSLFYFLAYKKNAPKKVKEEIHQPIEES
- a CDS encoding NAD-dependent succinate-semialdehyde dehydrogenase codes for the protein MSIKETALPKVQTKLFINGKWTDGDNKEIKDIVNPANGEVIAKIAQAGPNETKKAIKAAKEAFPDWAKMELPDRVKLLHKIADLMEEKADTLAKIMTLEQGKPLKESKGEVLTGAENFRFAAEEARRLYGETIPAPNNHAFIVKKQPIGVVAAITPWNFPGGMVTRKLAPALATGNTIVLKPSGDTPLSALAIFEIFEEAGLPKGVANIVMGSSKEIGETLTDSDDVRKLTFTGSTKVGQTLFKQSAETLKKISLELGGHAPFIVFDDANLDAAVNDLVAAKFRNNGQVCVSPNRIFVAKEIKEKFTKALVAKVEQLKVGNGLDDVNVGPLIREDAIDKIDKQLKNATDKGAKVLTGGGRLTGSDYDQGNFYKPTVLDNVTREMDIFYEETFGPVIPLITFETEDEAIEMANDSEFGLASYFYTKDLARVEKVGAALEYGMVGANEIAISNPETPFGGVKHSGFGRENGHYGMEEYIQVKFINLKYRD
- a CDS encoding PTS sugar transporter subunit IIB translates to MKNILLICGSGASSGFMAAAIRKAAKKRGEQVTVKAASESQIDERINEIDYLLIGPHLAYMLDDLKQKVADKNVLVSIIPQATYGTLNGEKALDLILTMEG
- a CDS encoding PTS sugar transporter subunit IIC, whose protein sequence is MNNKVMDFMTNKFAPKVNKVVKNPWISAIQDAIMSALPLVFVGSLVTIVSLLKNLFPGMPDFSMISNFSFGMFGLVVAFLIPYYLMEKKGNSSQKLISGATGLVLFLMLLFPTISADGDAVFILSRFGATGMFLSITTGLFVGCVMNFAAKRSFFSEDTPIPDFVVGWFNSLLPITFILIVGWLITVQFNIDFFEVIVAVFSPLASIVQSYPGFVLSVFIPAFLYTFGISGWVMMPAIYPVYMAGLAENSQAVANGASASNIATQETVYALISIGGVGTTLSLSLMMLILSKSLQLKAIGKAVIVPSIFNINEPLFFGAPIAFNPYLMIPTWINAFLVPSIAYFVMSMNLVNIPAQSFLLWYMPYPVTSYLATQDFRGVIACLAIIVITWLVYLPFFKAYDNSLLKQEKLDAIESEKEMVTN
- a CDS encoding PTS lactose/cellobiose transporter subunit IIA encodes the protein MSEQDYVEETDSLNELSMNILIHAGNARNDLVKGLNHLEELAFNEAEEFIASAKKEIVIAHSLQTDTLQLEASGNQIRYSTLFCHAQDTLMTAKSEILIGEHMLRLFKKMTELTKK
- a CDS encoding glycoside hydrolase family 1 protein, whose product is MFENYQFPKDFLWGGAIAANQAEGAFKVDGKGISLADLHKYHKGKTNDEISEEQHKGVSLADIKASIEDKVNYYPKRHGIDFYHTYPEDLALLAEMGFKTFRTSLDWTRIFPTGEETEPNEAGLKYYDQLIDKIIELGMEPIITILHYETPVEIVLNHGGWHNRKVIDLFEKYGKTVLDRYNKKVKYWIVINQINLIQFEPFNSTAIPYDAVDDYLSATYQAVHNQFVASAKIYEYGKALNPDLMIGTMLADCTAYPFSCDPDDIVLAMKRNRMEYFFADVQFQGEYPKYALNYFDENNIHIEITEDDKAILQKNTMDYLALSYYYSQMVDSKRNDLDPASITPNPHLKANPWGWAVDPKGLYNALSQYWDRYHKPIIIAENGFGMYDKLENGEIHDDYRIDYLSAHLKEMKRAMYDGVEIIAYCAWGPIDIVSCSSAQMEKRYGFIYVDLDNEGNGTGKRIKKDSFSWYKKVIESNGEDLEA